The genome window GATGTGTATAAGAGACAGGTCCTGGGGGGTGGGGCCGGCGGGGGTGGCTTCGGCCTCCAGGTTGGTGAGGAGGGCCATCTGGGTGAGGAATTCTTCCAGCGAGGCAAACTTTTCGGCGTACTCGGCCAGTTGGAGGAGGTCCTCATGGCGGCTGGCGGCCTTGGGATAATTTTCGGCCAGATAATGCTCGTAACCGGTACTGAGGATGGTGCGGAGGAGGTGGGCCGGCCCCTGGGCGAGGGTTTCGGGGGAGGCGAGGGTGCGGACGACTTCGAGGAAATCCACCCAGGCGGTGGCGCCGCGGGACGGGACGAGCTTGGAGCAGGCGGCGAGGGAGGTGGCGACGTGGGCGGGGGCGGGGTTGGCGGGGGCGTGGTTGAGCCAGTGCTCATGGAAGGCGCGCCAGAGTTTATCGGCGGCTTTGTCGCCGATGCCTGGGAGCATGAGGACGAGGCGTTTGAAACTGGTTTCGTCGCGGGGGTTGAAGAGGAGGCGGAGGAAGGCGAGGACGTCTTTGATGTGGGCCTGCTCGAAGAGGCGCAAGCCGCTGGTGATGACAAAGGGGAGCTGGGCGCGGGTGAGTTCGAGCTGGAGTTCGAGGGAATGGAAATGGGAGCGGTAGAGGACGGCGATTTCATGCAGGGGGACGCCGTGGGCGAGGAGCTCGCGGGTCTGGTGGGCGACGAAGGCGGCCTGCTGCTGGCTGTCGAGGCAGGTGATGACGGCGGGTTTGGGGCCGTCGGGCTGGACGGCGCGGAGCTGCTTGCGGAAGTTTTCGGGCTGGCCGGCCATGAGGGCGTTGGCGAGGGCGAGGATTTGGGGGCTGCTGCGGTAGTTGAATTCGATTTTGAAGATGCGGGCTTCGGGGTAGCGGCGGGGGAAATCGAGGATGTTGCGGTACTCGGCGCCGCGCCAGGCGTAGATGCTTTGGGAATCGTCGCCCACCACCATGAGGTGGCGATGGCGGGCGGCGAGGAGGTCAATGAGTTCGCATTGGAGGCGGTTGGTGTCCTGGTATTCGTCCACGAGGATGAACTGGAAGCGGCGCTGGTAGTGCTCGCGGAGGGCTTCGTGGCGGGTGAGCAGCTCCAGCCAGAGGAGGAGGAGGTCATCGAAATCCATGACGTTGGCGTCGCGTTTGCGCCGGGCGTAGAGCTGGGCGAGGCGTTCGGCGGTGGCCAGGAGGGCGGGAGCGGCGGCCCACTCGGGGCGGCGCTGCAACTGTTCGGCGAGGGAGGAGCGGGTGTTGGCGGCCATGGACAACAGGTCGGCGAGGGCTTCGGGTTTGGGGAAATGTTTGCCGCGGGTGTCCACTTTGGCCTCGGTGAGGCAGGTTTTGAGGAGGCGGACGGCGTCGTCGCGGTCGAGGATGGTGAAGTCGTTGCGGTAGCCGATCTGTTCGGCGTGGCGGCGCAGGATGCGGGCGCCGACGGAATGGAAGGTGCCGCCCCAGAGGCCGGTGTGTTGGGAGCCGGCCAGGGCGGTGGCGCGGCGCATCATTTCGCCGGCGGCTTTGTTGGTGAAGGTGAGGAGGAGGATGCGGTGGGCGGGGATGCCTTGTTCGAGCAGGAAAGCGACGCGGTAGGTGAGGGTGCGGGTTTTGCCGCTGCCGGCGCCGGCGAGGACGAGGGCGGGGCCGGGGTCGGCGGTGACGGCGGCGAGTTGTTGGGGGTTCAACTCCTTGGCATAGGGGATGCGGAGGGAGTCGAGGGGGCGAAAGGGGGGGAGGTCCTGGGGATCGGTCATGGCAGGCCGGGGCGGTTGGGGGGAAGGGATCATCAGATCAGGCCC of Verrucomicrobiia bacterium contains these proteins:
- a CDS encoding ATP-dependent helicase translates to MTDPQDLPPFRPLDSLRIPYAKELNPQQLAAVTADPGPALVLAGAGSGKTRTLTYRVAFLLEQGIPAHRILLLTFTNKAAGEMMRRATALAGSQHTGLWGGTFHSVGARILRRHAEQIGYRNDFTILDRDDAVRLLKTCLTEAKVDTRGKHFPKPEALADLLSMAANTRSSLAEQLQRRPEWAAAPALLATAERLAQLYARRKRDANVMDFDDLLLLWLELLTRHEALREHYQRRFQFILVDEYQDTNRLQCELIDLLAARHRHLMVVGDDSQSIYAWRGAEYRNILDFPRRYPEARIFKIEFNYRSSPQILALANALMAGQPENFRKQLRAVQPDGPKPAVITCLDSQQQAAFVAHQTRELLAHGVPLHEIAVLYRSHFHSLELQLELTRAQLPFVITSGLRLFEQAHIKDVLAFLRLLFNPRDETSFKRLVLMLPGIGDKAADKLWRAFHEHWLNHAPANPAPAHVATSLAACSKLVPSRGATAWVDFLEVVRTLASPETLAQGPAHLLRTILSTGYEHYLAENYPKAASRHEDLLQLAEYAEKFASLEEFLTQMALLTNLEAEATPAGPTPQDLSLIHI